aaactagtctgctgttgctatgatcacagtacacccaagagagagagagagagagccccaatgtggctcccttttatacccctgttggtccggtcctctagtgatcatgtggtgctactgatgacacattaaccccttgtgtacatgcacacatagagattaccacatccccctttttttcgtgttacgtattttctgtatgttgtaaagaaaattgaacaaaacataatggatgcagcttGCAAAAGCATAAcagaaaatcaatgagttagtccatcaaatgttaatacatttagtctcaagttttttttttttttgcttgcgtaaaataggtagacaaatgacattatatagaacaatacagcgcagtacaggcccttcggcccacgatgttgcaccgaaacaaaagccatctaacctacactataccattatcatccatatgtttatccaataaactattaaatgccctcaatgttggtgagttcactactgtagcaggtagggcattccacggcctcactactctttgcgtaaagaacctacccctgacctctgtcctatatctattacccctcagtttaaggctatgtcccctcgtgctagccatttccatccgcgggagaaggctctcactgtccaccctatctaaccctctgatcattttgtatgcctctattaagtctcctcttaaccttcttctctctaacgaaaacaacctcaagtccatcagcctttcctcataagattttccctccataccaggcaacatcctggtaaatctcctctgcacccgttccaaagcctccacgtccttcctataatgcggtgaccagaattgtacgcaatactccaaatgcggccgtaccagagttctgtacagctgcaacatgacctcctgactccggaactcaatccctctaccaataaaggccaatactccataggccttcttcaccaccctatcaacctgggtggcaactttcagggatctatgtacatggacacctagatccctctgctcatccacactttcaagaacttttccattagccaaatattccacattcctgtttttccttccaaagtgaatcacctcacacttctctacattaaactccatttgccacctctcggcccagcactacagcttatctatatccctctgtaacctgctacttccttccacactatcgacaacaccaccaactttagtatcgtctgcaaatttactcacccacccttctgcgccttcctctaggtcattgataaaaatgacaaacagcaacggccccagaacagatccttgtggtactccacttgtgacagaactccattctgaacatttcccatcaaccaccaccctctgtcttctttcagctagccaatttctgatccacatctctaaatcaccctcaatccccagcctccgtattttctgcaatagcctaccgtggggaaccttatcaaacgctttgctgaaatccatatacaccacataaactgctctacccttgtctacctgttcagtcaccttctcaaagaactcgataaggtttgtgaggcatgacctacccttcacaaagccatgctgactatccctgatcatattattcctatctagatgattataaatcttgtctcttataatcccctctaagactttacccactacagacgtgaggctcaccggtctatagttgccggggttgtctctgctcccctttttgaacaaagggaccacatttgctgtcctccagtcctctggcactattcctgtagccaatgatgacataaaaatcaaagccaatggtccagcaatctcttccctggcctcccagagaatcctaggataaatcccatcaggtcccggggacttatctattttcagcctgtccagaattgccaacacctcttccctacgtacctcaatgccatctaatctatttacctggagctcagcattctcctccacaacattatctttttcctttatgtacaagttgtgatgatattgacgattacacaaagccaattaatatttatgagtccagtcttaatttaaaaaaattggtGGGAATCCATACTTTGAGTTTGTTCGGTCAAGTTGCTTtcatcttctgttgttgaagttgtGATGttaatgttgttatttctttgtgaatgtcatcagtgttcctatgtttaagtaaccaagaagtcatcaatgaggtatttgaatggtcgaatcactttgttgtctgatttatgcttttctttctatgcttgtggtagcaattctgtgttacatctttgttgtctgacctggactttttcttgtgtttgtggtattaatTCTGTATGGCAACTTTCTTGaaggctggtttgcttgtttgttgtggagcaaatgtgaattcgtgagatttgttgccatggcatgtttgtgctcttgccattgttttgcagtgtgctgtggcattgtccttcatgtgcagagttgtaccatgttgtacaggtcattgtttcattgttgttgttcttgttgttgttttcgtcatgcttgttgtttctgttcttgttgtttttctcgtTGTGCTCGTTGTTTCtttttttgttatgcttcttgttgtgtttgttgttcttgtagtttttgttcttgtgcttgtagtttttgatgttgctatCGTTGTTCTTGTTtccgctgtgcttcttgcggttgttcctgttgcgctcgatgagtgttccgtgtggatgacgtgagtcattgtcacagttattggtgtcagtgtcctttgtggcatctgttacattgagcgtttcttcttgagaattgtgggaatgatctgatgttggtgacatcagtcatttgtggtggatttgattcctcttctttgtttccttggtactcctcttctaaagTCATTTCTGGTTCGCTTGAATTATCtgcgatctctttgtgctcctcttctggagttatttctggttcatttgaatcatctttggtttcttggtgctcctcttctggagtcaaaatcttcaagatttctattaacgtggtctctctggactcttggtgctcctcttttggagtcaaaatcttcacaatttcatttgacgtggtctctctggactcgtgAGTAGCCGTCCTCTAATTATTGAGTGCTTCAGTGCAGACGAACTGAGATGTGtctgtctcgctgtgatcctgcacatcctgtatgggaattgtgatttcttgatTTCTtcatctcacatacagtgggtagatattcagtgtcttcttgttggttaaatgagc
This portion of the Scyliorhinus torazame isolate Kashiwa2021f chromosome 5, sScyTor2.1, whole genome shotgun sequence genome encodes:
- the LOC140420560 gene encoding uncharacterized protein isoform X2; translated protein: MSPTSDHSHNSQEETLNVTDATKDTDTNNCDNDSRHPHGTLIERNRNNRKKHSGNKNNDSNIKNYKHKNKNYKNNKHNKKHNKKRNNEHNEKNNKNRNNKHDENNNKNNNNETMTCTTWYNSAHEGQCHSTLQNNGKSTNMPWQQISRIHICSTTNKQTSLQESCHTELIPQTQEKVQVRQQRCNTELLPQA